In the Brienomyrus brachyistius isolate T26 chromosome 20, BBRACH_0.4, whole genome shotgun sequence genome, one interval contains:
- the LOC125715961 gene encoding solute carrier family 2, facilitated glucose transporter member 9-like isoform X2 — protein MADELLLQPYGKCSGRLTSSLLAVALLSSFGSSMLFGYNLAVVNSPANYIKDFYNRTIVSRGGTGVSEETLTLMYSITVSVFAIGGLLGSLLVGMLVSKYGRKGTLVNSTVLVFLGGTLMGCSKICSSPEMIIVGRFITGIHSGISLSVVPMFLGEIAPKNLRGFIGLIPSIFICLGVFVAQILGLHEMLGKEEDWPLFMSLVGVPTFIQLTLLPWFPESPRYLLMERRDIHATIAALKWYRAGCNIQSEIEEMQEEQRSLSLVDAVSVKQLLQDVTVRWQVVSVVVINIGMQLSGIDAIWFYTNAIFENAGIPIAQIQYTTVATGAIEVIAGLIGCFTIERVGRRLLMIGGFGFMGVCCAGITLSLLLQVHVPFMRYVSVVCVVGIIAGFCIGPAGVTFLMTAELFRQSHRPAAYIVGGSLNWVSNFTVGFVFPFLQEQDLRGDQPDVCRQERHHGQATRRRHGPAEDGGFERLWHDGESRQNPR, from the exons CGTCTCACTTCGTCTTTGCTGGCAGTGGCATTGCTCTCCTCCTTCGGCAGTTCCATGCTCTTCGGCTACAATCTGGCCGTCGTGAACTCGCCAGCCAAT TACATTAAGGACTTCTACAATCGCACCATTGTGAGCCGAGGCGGCACAGGAGTGAGCGAGGAGACCCTCACGCTCATGTACTCCATCACCgtgtctgtgtttgccatcGGGGGTCTCCTGGGATCTCTGCTGGTTGGCATGCTGGTCTCCAAATATGGAAG GAAAGGGACTCTGGTGAACTCGACAGTGCTGGTCTTTCTTGGCGGAACGCTGATGGGCTGTAGCAAGATATGTAGCTCACCAGAAATGATCATCGTTGGCCGCTTCATTACCGGAATACACTCAG GAATTTCTCTGAGTGTGGTGCCCATGTTCCTGGGTGAGATTGCCCCGAAGAACCTGCGTGGTTTCATTGGACTCATACCCAGCATATTCATCTGTCTTGGGGTCTTCGTTGCGCAGATCCTGGGACTCCACGAAATGCTAGGGAAG GAGGAAGACTGGCCCCTGTTCATGTCTCTGGTGGGCGTTCCCACCTTCATTCAGCTGACGCTGCTGCCCTGGTTCCCAGAGAGCCCGCGGTACTTGCTGATGGAGAGACGTGACATCCATGCCACTATCGCAG CACTGAAGTGGTACCGCGCCGGGTGTAACATCCAGTCGGAGATCGAGGAGATGCAGGAAGAGCAGCGATCCCTTTCTTTGGTGGACGCGGTGTCCGTGAAGCAGCTGTTGCAGGATGTCACTGTGCGCTGGCAGGTTGTGTCCGTCGTGGTCATCAACATCGGCATGCAGCTGTCCGGCATCGACGCG ATCTGGTTCTACACCAACGCCATTTTTGAGAATGCTGGAATCCCCATCGCTCAAATCCAGTACACCACTGTCGCAACTGGAGCCATTGAGGTCATCGCAGGCCTTATAGGG tgcttcACCATCGAGAGGGTGGGCCGGCGGCTGCTGATGATTGGCGGTTTTGGCTTCATGGGCGTGTGCTGTGCCGGGATCACGCTCTCCCTCCTTTTGCAG GTTCACGTGCCTTTCATGCGGTACGTCAGCGTGGTCTGTGTGGTTGGCATCATCGCAGGCTTCTGCATCGGTCCAG CCGGCGTGACCTTCCTGATGACGGCCGAGCTCTTCAGGCAGTCCCACCGACCCGCCGCCTATATCGTGGGCGGCTCGCTCAACTGGGTATCCAACTTCACGGTCGGCTTTGTCTTCCCCTTCCTGCAG GAACAAGACCTTCGTGGAGATCAGCCAGATGTTTGCCGCCAGGAACGGCATCATGGACAGGCAACCCGTCGACGACACGGGCCAGCTGAAGATGGTGGCTTTGAACGGCTATGGCACGATGGCGAGTCGAGGCAGAATCCTAGGTga
- the LOC125715961 gene encoding solute carrier family 2, facilitated glucose transporter member 5-like isoform X1 has product MADELLLQPYGKCSGRLTSSLLAVALLSSFGSSMLFGYNLAVVNSPANYIKDFYNRTIVSRGGTGVSEETLTLMYSITVSVFAIGGLLGSLLVGMLVSKYGRKGTLVNSTVLVFLGGTLMGCSKICSSPEMIIVGRFITGIHSGISLSVVPMFLGEIAPKNLRGFIGLIPSIFICLGVFVAQILGLHEMLGKEEDWPLFMSLVGVPTFIQLTLLPWFPESPRYLLMERRDIHATIAALKWYRAGCNIQSEIEEMQEEQRSLSLVDAVSVKQLLQDVTVRWQVVSVVVINIGMQLSGIDAIWFYTNAIFENAGIPIAQIQYTTVATGAIEVIAGLIGCFTIERVGRRLLMIGGFGFMGVCCAGITLSLLLQVHVPFMRYVSVVCVVGIIAGFCIGPAGVTFLMTAELFRQSHRPAAYIVGGSLNWVSNFTVGFVFPFLQMTVGAFCYLLFSGICALVAIYVFLIIPETRNKTFVEISQMFAARNGIMDRQPVDDTGQLKMVALNGYGTMASRGRILGD; this is encoded by the exons CGTCTCACTTCGTCTTTGCTGGCAGTGGCATTGCTCTCCTCCTTCGGCAGTTCCATGCTCTTCGGCTACAATCTGGCCGTCGTGAACTCGCCAGCCAAT TACATTAAGGACTTCTACAATCGCACCATTGTGAGCCGAGGCGGCACAGGAGTGAGCGAGGAGACCCTCACGCTCATGTACTCCATCACCgtgtctgtgtttgccatcGGGGGTCTCCTGGGATCTCTGCTGGTTGGCATGCTGGTCTCCAAATATGGAAG GAAAGGGACTCTGGTGAACTCGACAGTGCTGGTCTTTCTTGGCGGAACGCTGATGGGCTGTAGCAAGATATGTAGCTCACCAGAAATGATCATCGTTGGCCGCTTCATTACCGGAATACACTCAG GAATTTCTCTGAGTGTGGTGCCCATGTTCCTGGGTGAGATTGCCCCGAAGAACCTGCGTGGTTTCATTGGACTCATACCCAGCATATTCATCTGTCTTGGGGTCTTCGTTGCGCAGATCCTGGGACTCCACGAAATGCTAGGGAAG GAGGAAGACTGGCCCCTGTTCATGTCTCTGGTGGGCGTTCCCACCTTCATTCAGCTGACGCTGCTGCCCTGGTTCCCAGAGAGCCCGCGGTACTTGCTGATGGAGAGACGTGACATCCATGCCACTATCGCAG CACTGAAGTGGTACCGCGCCGGGTGTAACATCCAGTCGGAGATCGAGGAGATGCAGGAAGAGCAGCGATCCCTTTCTTTGGTGGACGCGGTGTCCGTGAAGCAGCTGTTGCAGGATGTCACTGTGCGCTGGCAGGTTGTGTCCGTCGTGGTCATCAACATCGGCATGCAGCTGTCCGGCATCGACGCG ATCTGGTTCTACACCAACGCCATTTTTGAGAATGCTGGAATCCCCATCGCTCAAATCCAGTACACCACTGTCGCAACTGGAGCCATTGAGGTCATCGCAGGCCTTATAGGG tgcttcACCATCGAGAGGGTGGGCCGGCGGCTGCTGATGATTGGCGGTTTTGGCTTCATGGGCGTGTGCTGTGCCGGGATCACGCTCTCCCTCCTTTTGCAG GTTCACGTGCCTTTCATGCGGTACGTCAGCGTGGTCTGTGTGGTTGGCATCATCGCAGGCTTCTGCATCGGTCCAG CCGGCGTGACCTTCCTGATGACGGCCGAGCTCTTCAGGCAGTCCCACCGACCCGCCGCCTATATCGTGGGCGGCTCGCTCAACTGGGTATCCAACTTCACGGTCGGCTTTGTCTTCCCCTTCCTGCAG ATGACTGTGGGCGCCTTCTGCTATCTGCTCTTCTCTGGGATCTGTGCACTGGTGGCCATCTACGTGTTCCTCATCATCCCGGAGACCAGGAACAAGACCTTCGTGGAGATCAGCCAGATGTTTGCCGCCAGGAACGGCATCATGGACAGGCAACCCGTCGACGACACGGGCCAGCTGAAGATGGTGGCTTTGAACGGCTATGGCACGATGGCGAGTCGAGGCAGAATCCTAGGTgactag